The DNA sequence GGTGTGGCGCGACTACCTGCTGCCGGGCCTGTGGGGCACGCTCAAGGCGGCCCTGATCTCCATCGTCCTGGCCGCGGTGTTCGGGCTGGTCTTCGGCATCGGACGCCTCTCGACCGTCGCCCCCGTGCGCTGGGTCAGCAGCGTCGTCGTCGAGTTCTTCCGCTCCGTTCCGGTGCTGATCATGATGATCTTCGCCTTCGGCGTGTACACGCAGAACTCGGTCTTCGCGAACGACGTCAACCCGCTCGCGGCGGTCGTCACCGGCCTGACCCTCTACAACGGCTCCGTCATCGCCGAGCTGGTCCGCTCCGGTGTGCACTCGCTGCCCAAGGGGCAGGGTGAGGCTGGCCTGTCGGTCGGCCTGACGCCGGGCCAGGTGCTCCGCTCGATCCAGCTGCCACAGGCGCTGACCGCGATGCTCCCAGCACTCATCGGGCAGTTCGTGACCGTCCTGAAGGACTCGGCCCTCGGCACGGCGATCACCTACCAGGAGCTCCTCG is a window from the Phycicoccus sp. M110.8 genome containing:
- a CDS encoding amino acid ABC transporter permease yields the protein MSAQSVLFDAPGPRARRRHAVLAAVGLLVVIGIVWVVIRKMADANQLQGFMWKPFVTDRSVWRDYLLPGLWGTLKAALISIVLAAVFGLVFGIGRLSTVAPVRWVSSVVVEFFRSVPVLIMMIFAFGVYTQNSVFANDVNPLAAVVTGLTLYNGSVIAELVRSGVHSLPKGQGEAGLSVGLTPGQVLRSIQLPQALTAMLPALIGQFVTVLKDSALGTAITYQELLDWSKTLGSAFANTLPAYIVAAILFITMNYLLSRLAVSVEKRLSRRGRTTLHAEGPADGEVDEAAAPAPTR